A window from Citrobacter amalonaticus encodes these proteins:
- the tpiA gene encoding triose-phosphate isomerase — protein sequence MRHPLVMGNWKLNGSRHMVNELIANLRKELAGVAGCAVAIAPPEMYIDLAKHAAAGSHILLGAQNVDLNLSGAFTGETSAEMLKDIGAQYIIIGHSERRTYHKESDELIAKKFAVLKEQGLTPVLCIGETEAENEAGKTEEVCARQIDAVLKTQGAAAFEGVVIAYEPVWAIGTGKSATPAQAQAVHKFIRDHIAKADAKIAEQVIIQYGGSVNAANAAELFTQPDIDGALVGGASLKADAFAVIVKAAEAAKQA from the coding sequence ATGCGACATCCTTTAGTGATGGGTAACTGGAAACTGAACGGCAGCCGCCACATGGTAAACGAACTGATTGCTAACCTGCGTAAAGAGCTGGCTGGCGTCGCTGGCTGTGCGGTAGCGATCGCACCGCCAGAAATGTATATCGATCTGGCAAAACATGCTGCGGCCGGTAGCCACATCCTCCTGGGCGCACAGAACGTTGACCTGAACCTGTCCGGCGCATTTACCGGTGAAACAAGTGCTGAAATGCTGAAAGACATCGGCGCACAGTACATCATCATCGGCCACTCTGAGCGTCGTACTTACCACAAAGAGTCTGACGAACTGATCGCGAAAAAATTCGCTGTGCTGAAAGAGCAGGGTCTGACTCCCGTTCTGTGCATCGGTGAAACCGAAGCTGAAAACGAAGCGGGCAAAACAGAAGAAGTGTGCGCACGTCAGATCGACGCCGTTCTGAAAACACAGGGTGCTGCGGCATTCGAAGGCGTAGTTATCGCTTACGAACCGGTTTGGGCAATCGGCACCGGCAAATCCGCAACGCCAGCGCAGGCACAGGCTGTTCACAAATTTATCCGTGATCATATTGCCAAAGCGGACGCGAAAATTGCTGAGCAGGTCATCATCCAGTACGGCGGTTCCGTAAACGCAGCTAACGCGGCAGAACTGTTCACTCAGCCGGATATCGACGGCGCGCTGGTTGGCGGTGCTTCTCTGAAAGCTGACGCTTTCGCCGTGATCGTAAAAGCAGCTGAAGCAGCAAAACAAGCTTAA
- a CDS encoding DASS family sodium-coupled anion symporter, with the protein MDRLTPIRGWPAIISMVITLTIWFIIPCPADVTPQAWHLLALFIGTIAAIIGKAMPIGAIAVVAIMLVAMTGVTNPGKPAAALNDALSGFSNQLIWLIGLSIMLSQSLLKTGLGARIGYGFIALFGKRTLGIAWALTLAETLIAPVTPSNTARGGGIIHPVMRAIADSLGSQPGNSENGSTGRYLALVNYNINPISSAMFITATAPNPLIVTFLSQGTDGVLNMTWGMWAIAALLPAVVSLIVMPIVIWWLYPPAITRTPNAPQFARQKLDLLGPLSLAEKITLAVFILLLCLWAGVPAMIMGSGWTVNPTSAALIGLSILLLTGVLHWEDILKCRGAWDTIVWFAALVMMADFLSKLGLVGWLATSVGTAINHLGVHWGIATLLLILLYVYSHYFFASTTAHITAMFSAFFIAGLGLGAPPALLGLMLGFSSSLMMSLTHYGTGTAPIIFGSGYATLAEWWKTGLVMSVVNLTIWAVTGAFWWHWLGYW; encoded by the coding sequence ATGGATAGATTGACCCCCATTCGCGGTTGGCCCGCCATCATCTCGATGGTTATCACACTGACCATCTGGTTTATCATCCCTTGTCCTGCGGACGTGACGCCACAGGCATGGCATCTGCTGGCGCTGTTTATCGGTACGATTGCGGCCATTATCGGCAAAGCGATGCCTATCGGAGCGATTGCTGTTGTGGCGATCATGCTGGTGGCGATGACCGGTGTGACGAATCCCGGTAAGCCTGCGGCAGCGCTTAACGATGCGCTGAGTGGCTTTTCCAACCAACTGATTTGGCTGATCGGTTTATCGATCATGCTGTCGCAAAGCTTGCTGAAAACAGGACTTGGGGCGCGTATCGGCTACGGATTTATTGCGTTGTTTGGTAAGCGAACCTTAGGTATCGCGTGGGCATTAACCCTCGCGGAAACGCTGATTGCCCCCGTCACCCCAAGTAACACGGCACGCGGCGGCGGCATTATTCACCCGGTGATGCGCGCCATTGCCGACAGCCTTGGATCGCAGCCCGGCAATAGCGAAAATGGCTCAACGGGGCGCTATCTGGCGCTGGTGAATTACAACATTAACCCGATCAGTTCAGCGATGTTCATCACCGCAACCGCCCCTAACCCCCTCATTGTCACCTTTTTGTCCCAGGGAACGGATGGGGTACTGAATATGACCTGGGGGATGTGGGCCATTGCGGCGCTTCTTCCGGCGGTCGTTTCGCTGATTGTGATGCCCATCGTCATCTGGTGGCTCTATCCACCCGCCATTACCCGCACACCCAATGCGCCGCAGTTCGCCCGGCAAAAGCTGGATCTTCTCGGCCCACTGTCGCTGGCGGAAAAAATCACGCTGGCGGTGTTCATTTTGCTGCTCTGCCTGTGGGCTGGCGTTCCCGCGATGATCATGGGCAGCGGCTGGACCGTTAACCCCACCAGTGCGGCGCTGATCGGTTTATCGATTCTGTTGCTGACGGGGGTATTACACTGGGAGGACATCCTTAAGTGCCGCGGTGCCTGGGATACCATTGTCTGGTTTGCCGCGCTGGTGATGATGGCGGATTTCCTCAGCAAACTGGGACTGGTCGGCTGGCTTGCGACCAGTGTGGGGACGGCAATCAATCACCTTGGCGTCCACTGGGGTATTGCGACACTGCTGTTGATCCTGCTTTACGTCTACTCTCATTACTTTTTCGCCAGCACCACGGCGCATATCACGGCCATGTTCTCCGCCTTCTTCATCGCGGGGTTAGGTCTGGGCGCGCCACCGGCCCTGCTGGGGCTGATGCTCGGTTTCTCCTCTTCGCTGATGATGTCGCTCACCCACTACGGTACGGGCACTGCGCCGATCATTTTTGGCTCTGGCTATGCCACTCTGGCGGAATGGTGGAAGACGGGGCTGGTGATGAGTGTGGTAAACCTGACTATCTGGGCGGTGACAGGGGCTTTCTGGTGGCACTGGCTGGGATACTGGTAA
- a CDS encoding SLC13 family permease, translated as MSLWFSHPLFLPSLVVIVTILLWATSLLPEFITALLFFTVAMVAKIAPPDVIFGGFASSAFWLVFSGFVLGVAIRKTGLADRAARALSSRLTESWPLMVSSVVLLSYALAFVMPSNMGRIALLMPVVAAMAKRAGILDGTRAWYGLALAVGFGTFQLSATILPANVPNLVMSGAAEGSYGIHLNYLPYLLLHTPVLGWLKGGLLIALICWLFPGKPHAPREFSPPEPMSRDEKRLAWMLAVVLVMWVSESWHGIGPAWTGLAAAVITLLPRVGFINGEEFSTGVNIRTCIYVAGILGLASVVTQTGIGDAVGEALLHVMPLDPEKPFTSFLALTGITTALNFIMTANGVPALYTTLAQSFSEATQFPLLSVIMIQVLGYSTPLLPYQASPIVVAMALGRVPARAGLLLCLVLALTTYLILLPLDYAWFNLLGKL; from the coding sequence ATGTCGCTCTGGTTTTCACACCCTCTGTTTCTGCCCTCGTTGGTGGTGATTGTCACCATCCTGCTCTGGGCAACCTCGCTATTACCGGAATTTATCACTGCGCTGCTGTTCTTCACGGTGGCGATGGTGGCGAAAATCGCCCCACCGGACGTCATCTTTGGCGGCTTTGCCTCCTCGGCGTTCTGGCTGGTATTCAGCGGCTTTGTGCTGGGCGTGGCGATCCGCAAAACCGGACTGGCGGACAGGGCGGCAAGAGCGTTGTCATCACGGCTGACGGAATCCTGGCCGCTGATGGTCTCAAGCGTGGTGCTGCTGAGCTATGCACTGGCGTTTGTCATGCCCTCCAATATGGGACGTATCGCGCTGCTGATGCCCGTTGTTGCAGCGATGGCGAAGCGTGCCGGGATCCTCGATGGCACCCGTGCGTGGTATGGTCTGGCGCTTGCTGTGGGTTTTGGCACTTTTCAGCTTTCCGCCACCATTTTGCCTGCTAACGTGCCGAATCTCGTAATGAGCGGGGCGGCGGAAGGATCGTACGGTATCCACCTGAACTATCTGCCTTATCTGCTGCTGCATACGCCGGTATTAGGCTGGCTGAAAGGTGGACTGTTGATTGCGCTCATCTGCTGGCTGTTTCCCGGAAAACCCCATGCGCCACGTGAATTCTCACCACCGGAGCCAATGAGCCGCGACGAAAAACGACTGGCCTGGATGCTGGCAGTCGTGCTGGTGATGTGGGTCAGCGAAAGCTGGCATGGCATTGGCCCGGCGTGGACCGGGCTGGCGGCAGCGGTCATCACCCTGTTACCGCGTGTCGGGTTCATCAATGGAGAGGAGTTTTCCACGGGGGTTAACATCCGTACCTGCATTTATGTTGCCGGTATTCTTGGACTGGCGAGTGTAGTGACGCAAACCGGTATTGGCGATGCGGTCGGTGAAGCGCTGCTGCACGTGATGCCGCTGGATCCGGAGAAACCGTTCACCAGTTTTCTCGCCCTGACCGGCATCACCACTGCGCTTAACTTCATTATGACCGCTAACGGCGTTCCGGCGCTGTATACCACCCTGGCGCAGAGCTTTTCTGAGGCAACGCAATTCCCGCTGCTGTCGGTGATTATGATTCAGGTGCTGGGCTATTCAACGCCGCTTCTGCCGTATCAGGCATCACCTATTGTGGTGGCGATGGCGTTAGGCAGGGTGCCAGCGAGAGCCGGGCTGCTCCTGTGTCTGGTACTGGCGCTGACGACTTATCTGATCCTGCTGCCACTGGACTATGCATGGTTTAATCTATTAGGAAAATTGTAG
- a CDS encoding GntR family transcriptional regulator, which yields MQVDKTSFTPLYKQLFYIICQQIQNGTLPLGSQLPTQKAIAQTYNVSLIVVKQAWSELINAGVITSQRGSGSVVSAVPEGVSYGHTFRGITSDLRDASVAVENRILEIATRRARDAQEDGLSLPAHHHYLYISRVRYLNDRPFNHEKIYLDLSFFPGLTLTADELAHTSLYHLLNVKSDSAIEKVDAILPSPDLCEKLQIAENKPLLSVARQTFMAGEAHPFEYCRYYVLSDYFGEIHYH from the coding sequence TTGCAGGTTGATAAAACGAGTTTCACTCCGCTGTATAAGCAGTTGTTTTATATCATCTGCCAGCAGATCCAGAACGGCACCCTGCCGCTGGGGAGTCAGTTGCCAACGCAAAAAGCGATCGCCCAAACCTATAATGTGTCGCTGATCGTCGTGAAGCAGGCGTGGAGTGAGTTGATCAACGCCGGTGTGATCACCTCTCAACGCGGAAGTGGTTCCGTGGTGAGCGCGGTGCCGGAAGGCGTCAGCTATGGTCATACCTTTCGCGGGATCACCAGCGACCTGCGTGATGCCAGCGTGGCGGTTGAGAACCGCATTCTGGAAATCGCCACACGCCGGGCGCGCGACGCGCAGGAAGATGGTTTAAGCCTGCCGGCCCATCATCACTATCTCTATATTTCTCGGGTGCGATACCTGAACGATCGCCCGTTTAACCACGAGAAAATTTATCTCGATCTCTCCTTCTTTCCGGGATTAACCCTGACAGCGGATGAACTGGCCCATACCTCGCTTTATCACCTGTTGAATGTGAAAAGCGACTCAGCGATCGAAAAGGTCGATGCCATTCTGCCCAGTCCTGATTTATGCGAGAAGCTGCAGATTGCTGAGAACAAACCACTCCTTTCCGTGGCGCGCCAGACGTTTATGGCGGGGGAAGCGCATCCCTTTGAGTATTGCCGCTACTATGTGCTGTCTGACTACTTCGGCGAAATCCATTATCACTGA
- a CDS encoding ADP-ribosylglycohydrolase family protein: protein MHVEINKILGCLIGAAAADAMGAATEVRTQQQIREYFGGWVTGFEKPPADTFGRCNEAGMCTDDFIQAKYIMDALLQHHRQVSDEAMREAFQRWLAYPYYANFTGPTTRAAMKAIFNDNRVSLQGELEGEKQSVQIINKGNAEATNGAAMKIWPAAVLHPGDIEKAIQTALEICRFTHNNVLAMSGAAAMAAATSEALQSVASAESIIAAGIYGADRGYALAAEQGAMMVAGPSVARRIELAVAIGKRHAHWETAIVEIADIIGSGLHVSEAVPAAFGLFACCPDSAVDAIISAVNIGNDTDTVATMVGALSGAWHGADAFPADYLTTVNRMNHFDLAELARQIKG from the coding sequence ATGCACGTTGAAATTAACAAAATACTGGGCTGCCTGATTGGTGCCGCTGCGGCGGACGCGATGGGCGCAGCGACCGAAGTGCGTACTCAGCAACAAATTCGAGAATACTTTGGTGGCTGGGTGACCGGTTTTGAGAAACCGCCCGCCGATACGTTTGGTCGCTGTAACGAAGCCGGAATGTGTACCGATGACTTTATTCAGGCGAAGTACATCATGGACGCCCTGCTACAGCACCATCGTCAGGTGAGCGATGAAGCAATGCGTGAAGCCTTCCAGCGCTGGCTGGCCTATCCGTACTACGCCAATTTTACCGGGCCAACCACCCGAGCCGCGATGAAAGCCATCTTTAACGATAATCGCGTGTCCCTGCAGGGGGAACTGGAAGGTGAGAAACAGTCGGTACAGATTATCAATAAGGGTAATGCGGAAGCCACCAACGGCGCGGCAATGAAGATTTGGCCTGCCGCCGTACTGCATCCTGGCGACATAGAAAAAGCGATTCAGACTGCGCTGGAAATCTGCCGCTTTACCCATAATAACGTACTGGCGATGTCTGGCGCAGCGGCGATGGCGGCTGCAACCAGCGAGGCGTTACAGTCCGTGGCGAGTGCGGAAAGCATCATTGCGGCCGGGATTTACGGCGCTGACAGGGGTTATGCGCTGGCGGCAGAACAGGGCGCGATGATGGTTGCCGGGCCGTCGGTGGCGCGTCGTATTGAACTGGCGGTAGCGATCGGTAAGCGGCACGCCCATTGGGAGACGGCGATTGTTGAGATTGCCGATATCATCGGGTCCGGGTTGCACGTCAGCGAGGCGGTTCCGGCCGCGTTTGGTCTGTTCGCGTGTTGTCCGGATTCGGCCGTTGATGCTATTATTTCCGCCGTTAATATCGGCAATGACACCGATACCGTCGCCACCATGGTTGGGGCACTCTCCGGCGCCTGGCACGGTGCTGATGCTTTTCCTGCCGACTATTTAACTACCGTTAATCGTATGAATCATTTCGATTTGGCTGAACTCGCCAGACAGATTAAAGGGTAG
- a CDS encoding aminoimidazole riboside kinase, whose translation MSHLKKVWVIGDASVDLVPEGADTYLKCPGGASANVAVCIARLGGDCEFIGCLGEDDAGRFLRQTLAENGVGVGSLRLDPQQTSAVLIVNLTPEGERSFTYLVHPGADTFVSVQDLPTFSANEWFYFSSIGLTDSPAREACLEGARRMKTAGGHVMFDVNLRVSMWRDIQEIVPLLAQSIALASICKVSADELCWLGKVERWQDARYLMRELGCETTVISLGDAGAYLVTPEGECAFPAAKISVVDTTGAGDAFVGGLLYTLSQAASWDSHLLAQAIGTANACGAMVVTAKGAMTALPYPEQLAAFRASHPLEKIC comes from the coding sequence ATGAGTCATCTCAAAAAAGTCTGGGTGATTGGCGACGCGTCCGTAGATCTGGTGCCGGAAGGCGCGGACACCTACCTGAAATGTCCGGGGGGGGCATCGGCTAACGTCGCCGTTTGCATCGCGCGACTGGGTGGCGACTGTGAATTTATCGGCTGTCTTGGGGAGGATGACGCCGGACGTTTTCTCCGCCAGACGCTGGCAGAAAACGGGGTAGGTGTGGGGTCATTGCGCCTCGACCCACAGCAAACCAGCGCGGTACTGATCGTCAATCTGACGCCAGAAGGCGAGCGCAGTTTTACCTATCTGGTACATCCCGGCGCGGACACTTTTGTCTCGGTGCAGGATTTACCGACTTTCAGCGCCAACGAGTGGTTTTACTTCAGCTCGATTGGCCTGACAGACAGTCCGGCGCGTGAGGCGTGTCTGGAAGGCGCCAGACGCATGAAGACGGCGGGAGGGCACGTCATGTTCGACGTTAACCTGCGCGTCAGCATGTGGCGGGATATCCAGGAAATCGTCCCCTTACTCGCACAATCTATTGCGCTGGCCTCCATCTGCAAGGTCTCTGCGGATGAGCTGTGTTGGCTGGGTAAGGTCGAACGCTGGCAGGACGCACGCTATCTGATGCGTGAACTTGGCTGTGAAACCACCGTTATCTCATTGGGCGATGCAGGGGCGTACCTGGTGACGCCAGAGGGCGAATGCGCGTTCCCGGCCGCGAAAATTTCCGTGGTGGACACCACCGGAGCGGGCGATGCCTTTGTCGGCGGGCTGCTTTATACCCTTTCACAGGCCGCTTCCTGGGACAGTCACTTGCTTGCGCAGGCGATCGGTACAGCCAATGCCTGCGGCGCAATGGTGGTCACGGCAAAAGGGGCGATGACCGCGCTGCCTTATCCTGAACAGCTCGCGGCTTTTCGCGCCAGTCATCCACTGGAAAAAATATGCTAA